AAATATCAAATAAACTTTGTTTTTATGACCAATCGGTCATATATTTGTATCCTCATTTAGCAAGATCATGGCAAAAGGGGAAGAAACCAGACAGTTTATTATAGAAAAAGCAGCACCTATTTTTAATACAAAAGGGATTGCCGCTACTTCTATGAGCGACATTATGGAAGCAACCAAATTGTCTAAAGGCAGCATGTATGTTCATTTTGAAAATAAAGAAGTTTTGGCTTGCGCCGCTGTGGAACATAATATGAAAATGCTGACTGAAAGACTTCAAAGAACCTTAAGTCGATATAAAACATCTAAGGAGCAATTATTTGCATATATAGATTTTTTTAGTGATCCTAATCATCCTCCGGTTGCAGGCGGATGTCCTTTGCTGAATTTCGGAACGGAAGCTGATGACACCAATCCTATTGTAAAGGAGAAAGTAAACCGTGCCATTCAACAAGGTCAGGAATTGCTTTCCGGTATTATTAAAAAGGGAATTTCCAATAAAGAATTCAGAGCAGCCTGGAATCCGGCAGACTTTGCTACGGTTTTATTTGCTATGCTTGAAGGAGGGCACTTGATGTCAAGAATGTCTGGCAAAAATGATAAAATGGATGTTATTGGGAACAGTCTAAAAAAAATAATAGAGGAAAATAGCTTATAATTTTTTTTATCTAAAATATGACCGAACGGTCATTTAAATGTAAACAAACTTTATAAAAAGTATTATATAACAATTAATTAAAAAACAAAACAATGTCAAAAACAGTTTTAATTACAGGTGCATCAAAAGGTTTCGGAAAAGCATGGGCAGAAGCTTTTTTAGCGAAAGGATATAAAGTGGCAGCAACTGCCAGAAATATAGAAACACTTCAGGATTTAAAAGAAAAATATGGAGATTCTGTATTGGCTTTAACTTTAGATGTTGACAAAAGAGAGGAATCTTTAGCGGTCGTACAAAAGGTACATCAGCATTTCGGCAGCATTGATATTCTGATCAACAACGCAGGATATGCTTTAACGGGTGCTATTGAAGAAACAAACGAGCAGGAAGCGAGAGCTCAATTTGAAACGAATTTCTTTGGAACATTATGGCTTACACAGGCAGTACTTCCTATCATGAGAGACCAGAAAAGCGGTCATATTATTCAAGTTTCTTCTATCTTAGGATTGGCAACCTTACCTATTATGGGACTTTATAATGCTTCTAAGTTTGCCTTGGAAGGTTTAAGCGAAACGTTGGCTACGGAAGTGAAAGGATTTGGTATTCATGTTACTTTAGTGGAACCTAATGGTTATGCTTCCAATATCTGGCATACAGGAATCAATACGCAAAGCAATCCGGTTTATGACGGTGTTAAAAAGGCTTTTTCAGAAGCAGAAACTTCTTTTGGAGAGGTAGAAGCTACAGCACCGGCATTGATTAAACTGGCGGAAACTGAAAACCCTCCACTGCGTTTATTACTTGGGAAAGTAGCGCTTCCGTTTGTAAAACAGAATTATGAACAACGCCTGAAAGTCTGGGAAGAATGGAATGATGTATCCGTAGAAGCCCACGGATAAAATTTAAACCCATCTTATGCCTTTTTGACTGAAGATCTTCCTTGCCTTTGTGGTGAGGAAGATTTTTTATGGCTTAAATAGAATTAAAAATTCAATCCAAAATAGTATTTCCCGCATAACAAAAGGAGAAATTTTGTATAAAAATTGAAAAAAGTCACAAAAATATAATTCAAAATAACGAGATTTTGAATCTTTTTCAATACATTTGCGGCTTGATTATCTCATTAATTTGAGTTTCATGGTTATTAGTTTTTATCCCCAGGACAACTGGGGATTTTTTTATTTAATCCCACTCCATTTACTAACGTTATAGAAATCAATTCTGTACATTCAAAAGATTCAAATACAATCTGATTATTTTCCAATAAATCTCCTTGTTTTTACTTTTTATTTGAAAACCTGCTCCTTCAATAGGTCACAATAAAAAGTCCATTCCCGGAGAACCCGGAAATGGACGCACCACTTGATCATCATCCAAATCACAACTAAACTATGAAGAGTGAAGCAATAGCCTGAGCATCGCTGCCACTTAAAATTTCGTCATACGCAGCAGAACCTGCTGCTGCACCAAATAGAGTTCCTGTATTATAACCTGCCTGATTCACGTTGTCTTCTCCGGCATAGACAGGATTGGTTGCTGAAGGCATATTTCCCCCGTCTGCAAGCTCAATCCATCCTTTATTGGCTCTCATTCTTCTTACCTGTGAGGCATGTCTGGCTTCCACAGAGTGAATCTGTAATGCCGCCTGAAGCACTACTTTGTTAGACATCACATTTCCTGCCTGTCCTTTATATGCTCTTACACCCGTGTCTTCAAAGGCTTGAGCA
The nucleotide sequence above comes from Chryseobacterium sp. 7. Encoded proteins:
- a CDS encoding TetR/AcrR family transcriptional regulator, coding for MAKGEETRQFIIEKAAPIFNTKGIAATSMSDIMEATKLSKGSMYVHFENKEVLACAAVEHNMKMLTERLQRTLSRYKTSKEQLFAYIDFFSDPNHPPVAGGCPLLNFGTEADDTNPIVKEKVNRAIQQGQELLSGIIKKGISNKEFRAAWNPADFATVLFAMLEGGHLMSRMSGKNDKMDVIGNSLKKIIEENSL
- a CDS encoding SDR family NAD(P)-dependent oxidoreductase; protein product: MSKTVLITGASKGFGKAWAEAFLAKGYKVAATARNIETLQDLKEKYGDSVLALTLDVDKREESLAVVQKVHQHFGSIDILINNAGYALTGAIEETNEQEARAQFETNFFGTLWLTQAVLPIMRDQKSGHIIQVSSILGLATLPIMGLYNASKFALEGLSETLATEVKGFGIHVTLVEPNGYASNIWHTGINTQSNPVYDGVKKAFSEAETSFGEVEATAPALIKLAETENPPLRLLLGKVALPFVKQNYEQRLKVWEEWNDVSVEAHG